The following coding sequences lie in one Periophthalmus magnuspinnatus isolate fPerMag1 chromosome 24, fPerMag1.2.pri, whole genome shotgun sequence genomic window:
- the lamp5 gene encoding lysosome-associated membrane glycoprotein 5 has protein sequence MGAARISTAESGRLLLRVLCGVLSVALAHEGENLSGLSNNPDKSIFAVRENSTTCLMVEFAVKFLVPYDVLALNGIDLITEQASFTLPRSAEIEGKCGSADSEIHISWKNKEFTLRIYFSKEFRDKGLEVWKINKVQFVYDTSETAHFINAYNPGKHTASSHRLSALVTPAGRSYVCAAQQTLTLISSDHQKGVTVSMYDVQIQPFDITSDFVFSEPYKCITDQRERLEETLPIVLGVILGLIIVITLAIYHFHLKLSTPVPQLPRDRSLYKNM, from the exons ATGGGAGCCGCGCGGATCAGCACCGCGGAGAGCGGCCGGCTCCTGCTCCGCGTGCTCTGCG GTGTCCTGTCCGTGGCGCTCGCTCACGAGGGGGAGAATCTCTCCGGTTTGTCCAATAATCCGGACAAGTCCATCTTCGCCGTGCGCGAGAACAGCACCACGTGCCTCATGGTGGAGTTCGCGGTCAAGTTCCTCGTGCCGTACGACGTGCTCGCGCTCAACGGGATCGAC CTGATCACGGAGCAGGCGTCGTTCACTCTGCCCCGCAGCGCAGAGATCGAGGGAAAATGCGGCAGCGCAGACTCAGAAATCCACATCAGCTGGAAGAACAAAGAGTTTACACTGCGCATCTACTTCAGcaag GAGTTCCGTGACAAAGGTCTGGAGGTTTGGAAGATCAACAAAGTGCAGTTTGTCTATGACACGAGTGAAACGGCACATTTCATCAACGCCTACAACC CGGGGAAACACACGGCCAGCAGTCACCGTCTGTCGGCGCTCGTGACGCCCGCGGGCCGCTCGTACGTGTGCGCGGCGCAGCAGACGCTCACGCTCATCTCCAGTGACCATCAGAAGGGCGTCACCGTGTCCATGTACGACGTGCAGATACAGCCCTTTGACATCACCTCCGACTTTGTCTTCAGCGAAC CGTACAAGTGCATCACAGACCAGAGGGAGCGTTTGGAGGAGACGCTGCCCATCGTCCTCGGGGTCATCCTCGGCCTCATCATCGTCATCACTCTGGCCATCTACCACTTCCACCTGAAGCTGAGCACCCCGGTGCCGCAGCTGCCCCGGGACCGCTCCCTCTACAAGAACATGTGA